The sequence GCTGATCGTCACGACTTTCGTACCGCGGTAACGCACTTCGGCCATCCAGTGCGCATCGGGGGTGCGGGTCACCGGCACGTTGGAGCCCCACATCATCAGATACGACGCGTCCCACCAGTCGCCCGACTCCGGCACGTCGGTCTGGTCACCGAAGACCTGCGGGGAGGCCACCGGGAGATCGGCGTACCAGTCGTAGAACGACGTCATCACGCCGCCGATCAACTCGATGAAGCGCGACCCCGCCGCGAACGACACCATTGACATCGCCGGTATCGGCGAGAATCCGGCGACCCGGTCGGGCCCGTAGCGTTTGATGGTGTGCACGTGGGCGGCGGCGATCATCTCCGCGGCCTCGGCCCAGCCGATCCGGACCAACCCGCCCATCCCGCGTGCGCGCTGATAACGCCGTCGGCGCTCGGGATCGGCCTGGATGTCGGCCCACGCCGCCACCGGATCGCGCAGCCGGGCCTTGGCCTCCCGGTACATCTCGACGAGCACGCCGCGGGCGTAGGGATAGCGCACCCGCGTCGGCGAATACGTGTACCAGGAGAACGCCGCCCCGCGGGGGCATCCCCGCGGTTCGTACTCGGGCCGGTCCGGGCCGACCGAGGGGTAGTCGGTCTCCTGGGTCTCCCAGGTGATGATCCCGTCTTTGACGTAGACCTTCCACGAGCACGAGCCCGTGCAGTTGACGCCGTGGGTGGACCGCACGATCTTGTCGTGGCTCCACCGGTCGCGGTAGAAGACGTCACCCTCACGGCCACCGCGCCGGGTGACGGTGCGCCCGTCCGCGGAGAATTCGCCGGGGGTGAAGAAGCGGCCGCTCCGTTCGAGCAGTTCCTCGATCCGGCCGCCCGTACGCGGCGGTGTGGTCGTCATGGCGTGGACTCCTTGCGGGCAGCCGTGGATTCGTGTGCGTGTAGCCGCAGCGCCGTGTACCCGAACGCCACCAGGGCGGTGGCCACGAGCAGCAGCAGGCCTATCGTGTAGTCGTTGTCGACGGGGTCATAGCTGGCGCCCATCACCAGCGGCGGGAAGTAGCCGCCCAGTCCGCCGGCGGCGGCGACGATGCCGGTGACCGAGCCCACCGATTGAGCGGGCGACCGGAGTGCGACCCACGCGAACACCCCGCCGGTGCCGATGCCGAGGAAGACCGCCAGCGTGATGAACGTCGCCGCCGACCACACGTCCGGCGGCGGTTGGAACACCGCGATGAAGGCCAGCAGGGCGGTGCCCGCGAACGACACGAGCACCACGTACTTCGGCGCGAACCGGTCCGCGAGCACGCCGCCGACGGGTCGAGCCAGCACCGCGGCGAGCGCGAAACCGGCCGTGCGAGCGCCCGCGTCGACGGCCGAGAAGTGATAGATGGTCTTGATGTACGTCGGCAGGTAATTGCTGAACGCGACGAAGCCGCCGAAAACCACCGCATACAAGAACGACATCTCCCACGTGACGCGTAGCTTGGCGGCGGCCATCAACTTCGGCACGACCCTGTCGGTGTTGGGCACGAACGTCGGTGAGTCGTGCATGGCCACCAGGCACAGCACCGCGGTCAACGCCAGCGCCACCGCGACGATGACGTGGGTGGGAAACAGCCCGAACCAGCCGACGAAGCGCGGCGTGAAGAACGCCGACAGCGCGGTGCCGACCATGCCCATCCCGAACACGCCGGTGGCGAAGCCGCGCCGCGACGCCGGATACCAGTTGTTGGCAAAGGGGATGCCGACGGCGAAGATCGTTCCGGCGATACCGAGGAAGAAGCCGCACACCAGCAGGCCCGGATACGAACCGGCCACCCCGGCCGCGCCGACCGCGAGCACCGGGATGATGGACGCCAGCGAGATCGCGATGAACATCACGCGCCCGCCGAACCGGTCGGTCAGCGAGCCGATGACGATCCGGCCCAACGAGCCGACCAGTATCGGTGTCGCCACGAGCATGGACGCCTCGGCGCTGCTCAGCGAGAGGTCACCGGCGTACAGCGTGGACAGCGGGCCGATCATGTTCCAGGCCCAGAAGTTGATGGCGGAGACCCAGGTGGCCAGCGCCAGGTTGACCGCTCGTCGTGCGCCGGCGTCCGGCGTTGTCGCCGTGTTCACGGTTCAAGACAACCATCGAATGTCGAACTCAGTACCGTTTTGGTGAAACCCGCTGTGCCGCCAGGGAATCACCGGGCCGTTGCCCGAGGGCGGAGGGTGGTCACCAGGTGGTAGGCCATCGCGAGGAAGGTGCATCCCCACGCCGCCAGCGCGATCCAGATCTCGACGTCGCCGATCGCCCGCACGATCGGCAGGTGATCGGCCTGCCCGAGGTAGAGCGCCCCGACACCGTACATGCCCAGCGGGAACACGATGCTCCACAATGTCGGGTCGTAGCGCAACGGGATCTTGTGGACGGCGTGTCGCCAGATGCCGCCCGCGATCAGTGGCGGAATCAGCCAGCTGCCGAACGCCCAGAACGTCACCGACGCGCCCGCGATGAGACCGCGGGTGGCGGCAACCATTGGGGCATCGGCCATCTCGACGATCCTGGCACCGGCCAGCACCGTGATGGCGGTGGCGCCCATGGCGACCCAGTAGGGCGGGGTCAGGTCGTCGGGCTCGAACGGGTACATCAGCATCCGCACGATGACCAGCACGGCCACCACCGCGTACAGAAACACCCCCACCGACCAGGAGAAGACCGCGATCAGCGCCAATTCCCGTCGGCCAGAACCGAGTTGGGGTTGCAGCACGGCAGCCAGCACCGCGACGGACTGGCTGGCGACCACCCAGATGAACCACGCGCCGTTCGCGACGTGCAGGGTGGGGCGGAGCCGGTGCCCGAGCACCGCCGTCCACGGCACGACGTAGCCGAGGACCACCCAGGCCACCACCGCGACGACCAGCAGGATGAGCGCCGCCCGGTAGTGGGCGTCGATGGCCAGCCGGGCACCGAGCACGTTGGTGGCCGCGACGAAGGTGAACATGCCGAATCCCCGGCGCGGGTCGGCCAGGTCGGCGGCGAAGTCCGCGCCGAAGGCGGCGATCCGCACCGCACTCAACGCGACGAGAACGCCGTAGGCGATACAGGTGAGCCACAACAGCGCCACCGAAACCGTGTCCGCGTGGTGGTACTGCATCGCGATCGACACGATGCCGGTGGCCATCACCAGGGCGAAGTACCCGGGATGCAGGGTTCGTACGGCCTTGTGCAGCCCCGATTCCTGGGGTGTCGGCACCGCGGTCCGTTTCGACATTTCCCGCCGACTCTAGCCACCCTCCACCAGCGCGGTGGCGAGAAGCACCACGCCCAGCGAGCCGATCAGCGAGGCGATCGACGCGGTTCTGGCCGCGCTCGGTCGTCGGCGCGCCTGCGCCATACCGTGCAGGGACGCCGCGACCATCACCGCGGCGAACAACAGCACCTTCACGATGAGCACCCGGCCGTATCCGGGTTCGGCCAGCGAGGCCCAGGTGACGCCGTGGCGGACGGCCAGCAGGATCCCGGTGGTGATCTGCACCGGCAGGAACATCGCGAACGTGATGAGCGCGAACCGCCGTCCGACGTTGCGCAGCACCTGCGCCCGGTCGGGCACGCTGAGCAGCCGGTGGGCGGGCGGCAGCACGATCAGGGTGACCGTCAGCTGGCCACCCACCCACACGATGGCGCCGACGACATGAAGAAACCGCACCACGGTCCAGATGTCGATCATGGCCGGTCCGTCACCTCGATGACACCGTGCGCGCCGCCCTCGGCGTGGCGCATGTCGTGATCGACGAACGGGTAGTGGCCGGCCTCGGGGAAGCTCAGCTCGATGAAGCCGCCTTGGGCGGGCGCCAGATCCAGCACCTGCGCGCCGCCGGAGCGGGCGTCGGGACGGAGCGCCCAGGCGCCTTCGCGGTAGACGGTGTCGAACTGGCCGCCGACGACGTGGAACGCGGTGCTGTCGCCCGGCCCGGCATTGACCACCCAGATCCGGACCCGCTCGCCGGTGTGCGCCCGCAGCGGCGCGTGGTCGTACTGAGCCGCCATGCCGTTGAACATCCAGCCGTCGGGTCGGTCGGCGTTGATCTTGTCGACCTGTTCCTGTCCGCCCGGCTCGCCGAGATAGAGCTGGGCGGACACCAGCGCGTACTCCCGATCCACCTCGGGCAGCCCGGGCGGGTCGATGATCACCGCGCCGTACATGCCGTTGGCGATGTGCTGCGACATCGGCATCGTGCTGCAGTGATACAGCCATGCGCCGGCACGGTGCGCGGTGAACCGGTAGACGAGCCGCTCACCCGGATCGATGGTGCGCATCGGTTCGTCGGGTGCCAGGGCGCCGGCATGAAAGTCGATGCCGTGGCCCATCTCGGTGTCGTTGATCAACGTGATCTCGAACCGGTCGCCCACCCGGCCGCGAAGCGTGGGCCCGGGCGCAGAGCCGGCGAACGTCCACCGGTGCTCGCGGCGCCCCGGCGCGACCTCCAGTTCCCTGTCGACGGCGCGCAGTTCGACGCGGTGCACACCGCCCTCCGCGGGTGCCAGCGTCGCGTCGCGCGCCACCCATCCCGGCGACGGGTCGGCCGCCAGATCCAGCCGGTCGGGCACGCCGACCGCGTCCTGGGCCGTGTCATGGTCCGCGGCGTGGCGGTGTGCACCCTGGACCCGGATCGACATGGTCATCCCCGCGGCGCGGTGACCCGCCACCGCGCACCACGCCTCGCGATCGGTGTAGACCGGCCCGACGTCCAGGAGCGCGGTCTGCCCGCGGCGCAGGCGGGGGGTGCGTTCACCGCTGTCGAGCTGCAGGTCGTGCACCATCGCCTCACGGTTGGTCACCCGCAGCACCAACCGGGTGCCCTCGGGCACCTCGACGACGTCCGGGCGCACCCGCATCTCGTCGAGCTCGACGTCGACGGTGAGCACCTCGCCGGACTCCGGCGCAGGGGCGGTGGCCTGCTGCCCGGTCTGCTGCCCGGTGCCGGCCGCCACCGCGGCGAGCACGACGGCGACCACACCGATGAGGACACCCAACGCGGTGCCGGGAATTCGCAACACAAGATCAGATAACGCAGCGGGCGTCATGCCCGGTAGGGACATTGGTCCCCTTCCGCGACGACTGCAGCCCCTAGCGCGTCACCGCCTGCTGGGCCATGCTCGCAGCGAGCAGGAGGAGATGATTTCCCGTGCGGTCGCGATTCGCCGTGATGTCGGTTGCCCTGCTGGTCACAGGAATGGTCGCGGCGTGCGCCGACGGCACCGGCGACAGCGCCGAGCGCACCGAACCGGGTCCGGTGACCGGCGCCGTGTGGGTCGCCAACGAGGGTGCGGACAGCCTCAGCGTCGTCGATGCGGCCACCGACGCCGTCGTCAGCACGCTCGAAGGCATCCAGTCGCCGCACAACGTCCAGTTGGGTTCCGATGGCGACATCGCCTACGCGGTGAGCGGCAGCACCAACAGGGTCGTCGCCATCGACACCGCCACGTACGCGGTCCACGCGTTCGCCGACACCGGGCCGGGCCCCGCGCATGTGATCGAGGCGCCCAACGGCAAGGTGTATGTCACCAACGCCGCAGACGGCACGGTATCGGTCTATCAGGCCGCGGCGTTGACGCCGGTCACCACTATTGACCTCGGCGGCATGCCGCACGGGCTGCGGGCGGCGGCAGACGGTTCGGTGATCGTGGTGGCCAACACCATGGCAGGCAGGCTCGATCTGATCGATCCGGCGACCGACGCGCTGCGGGGGTCCGTGCCGGTGGGCACCGAACCGCTACAGGTCGCGGTCACCGCCGACGGCAAGTACGCCTACAGCAGTGTCAGCGAGCCCCCGACGGTGGTCAAGGTCGACCTCGCGACGCAAAAGGTCGTGGGCAGCACCGACGTTCCCAGCCCGCCGGTGCAGCTGTATCTGACGCCGGACGAGGGCTTGGTGGTGAGCGCCAACCAGGGAACCGCCGAAGCGCCCGGCCGTACCGTGTCGGTGATCGACACCGAGGCGATGACGCCGCGGGGCACGGTCGACGCGGGATCCGGGCCGCACGGCGTGGTGATCGACGACTCGGCGACGCGGGCGTGGGTGACCAACACCTTTGATGACACGGTGTCGGCGATCGACCTGGATGAGCTGTCGGTGCCGGCCACCATCGCGGTCGGCCATGAACCCAACGGGATCAGCTATTCGCCCCGACCGCCCGCCGCGGACGCCCCCGTCACCACGACGTTGAATCTGCCCGCGCCGGAACACCAGTCAGCACACGGGCACGGCCACTAGGTCAACGTCAACGCTCGCCGCGCGTATGCGCGCACGTCGGCATCGCTGTCGTCCAACGCCTGGCCGAGCGCGTCGCGCGCGGCCGGTTCTGAGGCCGCCCAGCGCGTCAAGCTCAGCACGGCGGCCTTGCGCACATCGAGGTGCCGGTCGGCCAGTGCCCGCGACAGCGCGGGCACGGCGACCGTGGGCGACGCACCCGCAAGCGCCTTGGCCGCGCCCTCCCGCACCTGCCAGGCGGGCTCCTCCAGCGCGAGTCGCACTTCGGGGACATCGCCGTCGCCGCATCCGATGGCTCCCAACGCCGCCAGCGCAGCCGCCCGGACCAGCGGGTCGGCGTCGGCGAGAAGCGCACGAACGGTGTCGGCGCCGGCGCGCAGGGTCGCCAGGCCCTTTGCGACCGCAATGCGGACCTCACGGTTGTCATCGAGGGCGGCGGCGCTCACACCGTCCACATCGTCGACGGATACCACAGCGCGTACCGCTTCGATGCGGACCCGGTGATCGGTGTCATGAAGCGCCTGCCGGTACTGGCCGGGCTCGCCAGCCCTGCAGGACGCGAGCACATGCACCGCTGCCGCGCGCACGACAGCATCGGGCGAATGCAGGTGCTTGGCAAGGTTTTCCGGATCAGGAAGGACCTCGACGAGCTCACGCACCCCGGCGGCCGCCTCCCGTCGCACCTCGGGGTCGTCGTCGCCGAGCGCGGTCAGCAGAGCCGACCCGTAACCCTCGGGCAGATGCTCGGTCAGGGTGCGCACGGCCGTTCGCCGGACGTCGCGATCCGGGTCGGTCAAGAAGTCGAGCAGGTCCCTCAGCATCGGAGACTCCAACGCCAGCACCGCGGCGATCCGCGGCGACGGCGGCGGCCCCGACGGTGCACGCACCCTGGTGGTGGTCGCGGCGGGCGCGCGCCCCACAGCGGAAAGCGGCTGCTGCACGGCTGCCGCGGCCGCGTCCGACGGAAGGTGCTCGAACTCGGGCACCGGGACGAAATACGGCGCTACCGGCCGCTTCAGAAACGCCATCGTGCCGTCGGCCGCCTTGTGCAGGTTGAGGTGGTAGCGCCAGTTCTGGTCGTCGCGCTCGGGAAGATCCGCCCGGTCGTGATAGAGCCCCCACCTCGACTCGGTGCGGGTCAGTGACGAACGGGCGGCCATCTCGGCGCAGTCCCTGATGAACGACACCTCGACTGCGCGCATCAGCTCGTGTGGTGTCCGCGCGCCCATCTCCGCGATCTCGGAGCGCATCCTCTCGAACGTCGCGACGGCGATCGACAACTTCGACGCCGTCTTCGGCGGTGCCACATAATCGTTGACGAAGCGGCGCAGCTTGTATTCGACCTGGGGCTGCGGCGGGCCGTCGGGATGGCGCAGCGGACGGTAGATGAGCTCGTGGGCCTCGTTGAGCTGATCGCGCGGCAGGGTCCGCGGTGCGGTCACACCGGGCAGCGTCGACGCCGCGTGCGCGCCGGCGAGATCGCCGTAGACGAACGCGCCGATCATGTAGTTGTGCGGCACGCAGGCCAGGTCACCGGCCGCGTAAAGTCCCGGCACGGTGGTGCGGGCGTGTTCGTCGACCCAAACCCCGGAGGCCGAATGCCCGCTGCACAGCCCGATCTCGGAGATGTGCATCTCCACGTCGTGGGTGCGATAGTCGTGTCCGCGGTTGGCGTGAAACGTCCCGCGAGTGGGCCGTTCGGTGGTGTGCAGGATGTTCTCCAATGCCGTCACCGTCTCGTCGGGCAGGTGCGAGACCTTCAGATAGATTGGCCCGCGGGCGGATTCGATCTCCCGCTTCACCTCGGCCATCATCTGGCCCGACCAGTAGTCTGAGTCGACGAACCGCTCCCCCAACGCGTTCACTTGGTAGCCGCCGAACGGGTTGGCCACGTACGCGCAAGCAGGCCCGTTGTAGTCCTTGATCAACGGGTTCACCTGGAAGCACTCGATGCCGGACAGTTCGGCGCCGGCGTAATAGGCCATCGAGTATCCGTCGCCGGCGTTGGTCGGGTTCTCGTACGTGCCGTACAGATAGCCCGAGGCGGGCAGGCCCAGTCGCCCGCACGCTCCGGTGGCCAGGATCACCGCCTTGGCCGCGACGGCGACGAATTCCCCGGTGCGAGTGTTGAACGCGGCGGCGCCGACGGCCCTCCCGGTGTCGGCGGTGAGCACCCGCACCGGCATCAACCGGTTCTCGATGCGGATCCTCTCACGCATCGAGCGTTGCCGCAGCACGCGGTAGAGGGCCTTCTTGACGTCCTTGCCCTCCGGCATCGGCAGCACGTACGAACCCGACCGGTGGACCCGGCGCACGGCGTATTCGCCGTGCTCGTCCTTCTCGAACTTGACCCCGTAGCGTTCCAGCCGCTGCACCATCGCGAAACCACGCGTCGCGGTCTGATACACGGTGCGCTGATTGACGATTCCGTCGTTGGCGCGGGTGATCTCGGCTACGTAGTCCTCGGGGGTGGCTTTGCCGGGGATGACGGCGTTGTTCACTCCGTCCATTCCCATCGCCAACGCACCGGAATGCCGCACGTGCGCCTTTTCCAGCAGTAACACCTGCGCGCCGTGCTCGGCGGCGGTGAGCGCAGCCATGGTGCCCGCGGTGCCGCCGCCGATCACCAGCACGTCGCAGTCGAGCCGGATGGTGTCATCGAGGGAAGGTATCTGCATCATGAGTTGTTCAGGGCTGCAATGATTTCTGTGCGTAAAGCACCGCGGTCCACGGTCGTGGAGCGCGGCTCGGCCACCTCGAGCAGAGCGCGCAACGGCTGGCCGACCCGACCGAGCACCGCCACCCGGTCGCCGAGGATCAACGCCTCGTCGACGTCGTGGGTGACGAACACGATGGTCGTCGGGTGGGCGCACCAGGTGTCGATCAGCAGGCGCTGCATGGCGGCCCGCGTCTGGGTGTCCAACGCGGCGAACGGTTCGTCCATCATCACCGCGCGCGGCGCGCCGGCAAGCCCCCGCGCCAGCTGCACCCGTTGGCGCATTCCGCCCGACAGGCTCTTGGGCAGGTAGTCCGCGTATCCACTCAGCCCGACCTCGTCGATCCAGCGTTCGGCGCGCTCACGTCGGCCTCCACGGGGTGTCCCGCGCAGTGCGAGCGCCAATTCGATGTTGGATCGCACCGATCGCCACGGCAACAGCGCGCTGTCCTGGAACACCATTCCGCGGTCGCGCGAGGTGGTGGTGACCTCGGCCCCGTCGGCGAGCACCCGGCCGGCGGCGGGTGCCAGCAGACCGGCCAGGGCACGCAGCACGGTGGACTTGCCGCACCCGGACGGCCCGGTCAGCACCAGGATTTCGCCCGGCTGGACGGTCAGGCGTAAGCCGTCGACGACCGGCACACCGGTGTAGGACAACCGCACGTCGTCGAGTTCGAGCCGCATACCTTGCACCGAAGTGGGCGCTGCCGTGGCGGTCATCGCCCGTTCTCCTCGCCGCGCGGCAACCAGCGGGTAGCGCGTCGCCCGATGAGTTCGACCGCGGCCGCGGTGGCGAAACCGAGCACGCCGATCGTGATGATGCCGACGAACACGTCGGCGTAGTTCAGCACGGTGTACGCCTGCCAGGTGCGGTACCCGACACCGAGCTGGCCCGAGATCATCTCCGCCGAGATCACACAGATCCAGGCCACTCCCATGCCGACCGAGAGCCCGCCGAAGAGCCCCGGCAGGATGCCCGGCAACACCACGCGGCCCAACACGTCCCACCGGTTTCCGCCCAGTGTGCGCACCGAGTCCTCCCATATCGTCGGCAACGCGCGAACGGCGTGGCGGGTGCTGACCATGATCGGGAAATATGCCGCCAGGAACGTGATGAACACGATCCCGGCTTCATCGGTGGGAAACAACAGGATGGCCACCGGAACCATCGCGATCGCCGGGATCGGGCGCGCCAGTTCGGTCAACGGGCCGAACACATCGGAGAACACCTTGGAGCGGCCCAGCATGATGCCGGTGACGACACCGACGGCCGCTGCCAGTCCGAACCCGGTCAGGATGCGGATCAGTGACTGCCCGAGGTCCAGCCAGTACTCCTGGCCGCCGATGCGGTTCACCAACGTCGCGGCGACTTCGGTGACGGTGGGCAGGGTGTCGAAGCGCAGAAACAACCGAATGTCGTTGGCTGTCAACAGCTGCCATAACCCGACGGCGGCCAGCACCGAGGTCAGCCGGATCCCCCTGCGGCGCCATTGCGTTGCTCTGCCTTCCCGGCGGACCGTCGGCAGGTCCGATGCCGGCGCCTCGACAACGGTGCCCGGCCGGTCAGGAACCAGTTGCGCGCTGGTTGCGTCGGCAGTTGTCACGCCGCGCCCTCCAGTGCCCGCTGGTAGTCGACGGCGGCCGTACCCGGATGGGCGTCGATGAACCGCTGGGCGCCCGCCGGGGTGGCGAAGGGCAGGAAGGTCTGGCCGTCACGCACCCAGATGGCCTTGTCCGCGAACCACCGGGTGCCGAACTCGGTGTCGGCGACGTAGGCCGCGCGCACGGTCGCACCGCGTGCGGTGGCCTCGCGGACCGCCTTCAGAAGGCAGGTCGGGTTGGCGGCCGGCTGGGTGGTGTCGGCACCGTCCAGCCACAACTCGCCGGCCTGGGCCGGGTCGGCCACCGGGGCGTCGCAGACCGGGTCGGCGCCGCTGATCACCGACGGGTTCGCGGTCGATGACACCGCCAGGTCGTAGTCGCGGCCGCGCTCCTGGAACGCGTTGCGAAGCGGCGCGTCCTCGACGAAGCCTGCGACGTCGAGCTCGGCGAAGTCGCCGATCGACTTGAGATAGGGCACATCGCCTTCGAGCGCTTCCACCAGCGACGGCTTGAGCGTGGTGTCGAACGATGTGCCGCCGGGGCCGTTGTAGAGGTACACCACCTCCTGCGGCAGGCCGCTGGCCTCGGCGACGATGCGCGCGGCCGCCAACGGTTCGGAGTTCAGGTAGTCCGTGGCGTCCAGTTGGGCTTGCAGAAACGCGTCGAGCACCTCGGGATGCTCGGCGGCGTACGCCCGGCGGACCACCACTCCGTGCAACGTCGGGTAGTTCAGTTCTGCCCCGTCGTACAGCAGCTTCGCCTTGTCCTGGTACACCAGCAGTCCGGGCCACGCGACGAACTGGGAAAGGGCCTGTACCTGGCCGGATTCCAGCGCGGACGCACCAACCTGGGGCTGCTGATTGAGCACCTCGACACCGGTGTTCGGGTCGATGCCCGCCTGCGAGAGCGCCCGTACCAGCGTTCCGTGGCCGGCCGAGCCGACGCTGGCTGAGATCTTCTGCCCGTCGAGGTCGGCCAGCGTCTGCGCCGGCGAACCAGGGGCCACCACAACCATGT comes from Mycolicibacterium pulveris and encodes:
- a CDS encoding fumarate reductase/succinate dehydrogenase flavoprotein subunit, with protein sequence MQIPSLDDTIRLDCDVLVIGGGTAGTMAALTAAEHGAQVLLLEKAHVRHSGALAMGMDGVNNAVIPGKATPEDYVAEITRANDGIVNQRTVYQTATRGFAMVQRLERYGVKFEKDEHGEYAVRRVHRSGSYVLPMPEGKDVKKALYRVLRQRSMRERIRIENRLMPVRVLTADTGRAVGAAAFNTRTGEFVAVAAKAVILATGACGRLGLPASGYLYGTYENPTNAGDGYSMAYYAGAELSGIECFQVNPLIKDYNGPACAYVANPFGGYQVNALGERFVDSDYWSGQMMAEVKREIESARGPIYLKVSHLPDETVTALENILHTTERPTRGTFHANRGHDYRTHDVEMHISEIGLCSGHSASGVWVDEHARTTVPGLYAAGDLACVPHNYMIGAFVYGDLAGAHAASTLPGVTAPRTLPRDQLNEAHELIYRPLRHPDGPPQPQVEYKLRRFVNDYVAPPKTASKLSIAVATFERMRSEIAEMGARTPHELMRAVEVSFIRDCAEMAARSSLTRTESRWGLYHDRADLPERDDQNWRYHLNLHKAADGTMAFLKRPVAPYFVPVPEFEHLPSDAAAAAVQQPLSAVGRAPAATTTRVRAPSGPPPSPRIAAVLALESPMLRDLLDFLTDPDRDVRRTAVRTLTEHLPEGYGSALLTALGDDDPEVRREAAAGVRELVEVLPDPENLAKHLHSPDAVVRAAAVHVLASCRAGEPGQYRQALHDTDHRVRIEAVRAVVSVDDVDGVSAAALDDNREVRIAVAKGLATLRAGADTVRALLADADPLVRAAALAALGAIGCGDGDVPEVRLALEEPAWQVREGAAKALAGASPTVAVPALSRALADRHLDVRKAAVLSLTRWAASEPAARDALGQALDDSDADVRAYARRALTLT
- a CDS encoding tellurite resistance/C4-dicarboxylate transporter family protein; translation: MSKRTAVPTPQESGLHKAVRTLHPGYFALVMATGIVSIAMQYHHADTVSVALLWLTCIAYGVLVALSAVRIAAFGADFAADLADPRRGFGMFTFVAATNVLGARLAIDAHYRAALILLVVAVVAWVVLGYVVPWTAVLGHRLRPTLHVANGAWFIWVVASQSVAVLAAVLQPQLGSGRRELALIAVFSWSVGVFLYAVVAVLVIVRMLMYPFEPDDLTPPYWVAMGATAITVLAGARIVEMADAPMVAATRGLIAGASVTFWAFGSWLIPPLIAGGIWRHAVHKIPLRYDPTLWSIVFPLGMYGVGALYLGQADHLPIVRAIGDVEIWIALAAWGCTFLAMAYHLVTTLRPRATAR
- a CDS encoding ABC transporter ATP-binding protein, with the protein product MTATAAPTSVQGMRLELDDVRLSYTGVPVVDGLRLTVQPGEILVLTGPSGCGKSTVLRALAGLLAPAAGRVLADGAEVTTTSRDRGMVFQDSALLPWRSVRSNIELALALRGTPRGGRRERAERWIDEVGLSGYADYLPKSLSGGMRQRVQLARGLAGAPRAVMMDEPFAALDTQTRAAMQRLLIDTWCAHPTTIVFVTHDVDEALILGDRVAVLGRVGQPLRALLEVAEPRSTTVDRGALRTEIIAALNNS
- a CDS encoding YVTN family beta-propeller repeat protein yields the protein MRSRFAVMSVALLVTGMVAACADGTGDSAERTEPGPVTGAVWVANEGADSLSVVDAATDAVVSTLEGIQSPHNVQLGSDGDIAYAVSGSTNRVVAIDTATYAVHAFADTGPGPAHVIEAPNGKVYVTNAADGTVSVYQAAALTPVTTIDLGGMPHGLRAAADGSVIVVANTMAGRLDLIDPATDALRGSVPVGTEPLQVAVTADGKYAYSSVSEPPTVVKVDLATQKVVGSTDVPSPPVQLYLTPDEGLVVSANQGTAEAPGRTVSVIDTEAMTPRGTVDAGSGPHGVVIDDSATRAWVTNTFDDTVSAIDLDELSVPATIAVGHEPNGISYSPRPPAADAPVTTTLNLPAPEHQSAHGHGH
- a CDS encoding ABC transporter substrate-binding protein; the protein is MTRPSLRLAALAAGLTLVASSCSLDAGSSSSGDVVDVVIGYQSKTINTVTAGTLLRAQGYLERRLADITSRTGTRYKVTWQDYDTGAPITAQMVAGKIDIGSMGDYPMLINGSRTQSNERARTEIVAVTGYHPKGALNMVVVAPGSPAQTLADLDGQKISASVGSAGHGTLVRALSQAGIDPNTGVEVLNQQPQVGASALESGQVQALSQFVAWPGLLVYQDKAKLLYDGAELNYPTLHGVVVRRAYAAEHPEVLDAFLQAQLDATDYLNSEPLAAARIVAEASGLPQEVVYLYNGPGGTSFDTTLKPSLVEALEGDVPYLKSIGDFAELDVAGFVEDAPLRNAFQERGRDYDLAVSSTANPSVISGADPVCDAPVADPAQAGELWLDGADTTQPAANPTCLLKAVREATARGATVRAAYVADTEFGTRWFADKAIWVRDGQTFLPFATPAGAQRFIDAHPGTAAVDYQRALEGAA
- a CDS encoding multicopper oxidase domain-containing protein; translation: MLRIPGTALGVLIGVVAVVLAAVAAGTGQQTGQQATAPAPESGEVLTVDVELDEMRVRPDVVEVPEGTRLVLRVTNREAMVHDLQLDSGERTPRLRRGQTALLDVGPVYTDREAWCAVAGHRAAGMTMSIRVQGAHRHAADHDTAQDAVGVPDRLDLAADPSPGWVARDATLAPAEGGVHRVELRAVDRELEVAPGRREHRWTFAGSAPGPTLRGRVGDRFEITLINDTEMGHGIDFHAGALAPDEPMRTIDPGERLVYRFTAHRAGAWLYHCSTMPMSQHIANGMYGAVIIDPPGLPEVDREYALVSAQLYLGEPGGQEQVDKINADRPDGWMFNGMAAQYDHAPLRAHTGERVRIWVVNAGPGDSTAFHVVGGQFDTVYREGAWALRPDARSGGAQVLDLAPAQGGFIELSFPEAGHYPFVDHDMRHAEGGAHGVIEVTDRP
- a CDS encoding nitrate/nitrite transporter translates to MNTATTPDAGARRAVNLALATWVSAINFWAWNMIGPLSTLYAGDLSLSSAEASMLVATPILVGSLGRIVIGSLTDRFGGRVMFIAISLASIIPVLAVGAAGVAGSYPGLLVCGFFLGIAGTIFAVGIPFANNWYPASRRGFATGVFGMGMVGTALSAFFTPRFVGWFGLFPTHVIVAVALALTAVLCLVAMHDSPTFVPNTDRVVPKLMAAAKLRVTWEMSFLYAVVFGGFVAFSNYLPTYIKTIYHFSAVDAGARTAGFALAAVLARPVGGVLADRFAPKYVVLVSFAGTALLAFIAVFQPPPDVWSAATFITLAVFLGIGTGGVFAWVALRSPAQSVGSVTGIVAAAGGLGGYFPPLVMGASYDPVDNDYTIGLLLLVATALVAFGYTALRLHAHESTAARKESTP
- a CDS encoding ABC transporter permease translates to MVPDRPGTVVEAPASDLPTVRREGRATQWRRRGIRLTSVLAAVGLWQLLTANDIRLFLRFDTLPTVTEVAATLVNRIGGQEYWLDLGQSLIRILTGFGLAAAVGVVTGIMLGRSKVFSDVFGPLTELARPIPAIAMVPVAILLFPTDEAGIVFITFLAAYFPIMVSTRHAVRALPTIWEDSVRTLGGNRWDVLGRVVLPGILPGLFGGLSVGMGVAWICVISAEMISGQLGVGYRTWQAYTVLNYADVFVGIITIGVLGFATAAAVELIGRRATRWLPRGEENGR